A portion of the Myxococcaceae bacterium JPH2 genome contains these proteins:
- a CDS encoding AMP-binding protein: MGQRFQNPAAQTHGALYRQRGWWRDATIVDDLRRAVQSHPEKTAIIAARYFSKDVTRLTYADLSRYMDRFAGALLSLGVGREDIVAVQLPNGWQFSALALACARMGAVIAPIPPDYRRREVEFILGRTEASVYIGPQAWAGYTHRDMAREIAGVLPSLRHRVLLGAEGPLGPGELDFDATFVARAWEEERPAAELDAREAHADEVCNVLYTSGTTGEPKGVIHSHNTNYGITRALGETLSLTGEDVFCLPSLLTASTGFTYLFQLPVQLGATAVYMDVGDPELTLKLIEEHRVTFSYGIPTYLMNVIATQRKRPRDTSSLRKLATGSIPVPPHLIATVREMFGIQLHTLWGMTENGAVTITRQDDPPDWPAHSDGRAVEWMDVRIAPAVAEDGTPYPDGTGRLLVRGASQCLSYFKRDDIYAASVDAEGWFDTGDLARDDGRGGIRIVGRLKDVIFRYGYKIPVVEVESALYSHPKVKEVAVVAHSDDKIGGERVCAVVVTREGEGTPTLDELRQHLKQQGMSNQYWPDRLELVDAMPKTATGKVRKHLLREQLNSRAR; encoded by the coding sequence ATGGGACAGCGCTTCCAGAACCCTGCGGCCCAGACGCACGGCGCCCTCTATCGGCAGAGGGGTTGGTGGCGTGACGCCACGATTGTGGATGACCTTCGGCGCGCCGTGCAATCCCATCCAGAGAAGACAGCAATCATTGCCGCACGGTATTTTTCCAAGGATGTGACACGTCTGACCTATGCGGACCTGAGCCGTTATATGGATCGGTTCGCGGGGGCGTTGCTGTCGCTGGGGGTGGGTCGCGAGGACATCGTCGCGGTGCAGCTCCCCAATGGGTGGCAGTTCTCCGCGCTGGCGCTGGCCTGCGCGCGCATGGGCGCGGTCATCGCGCCCATTCCTCCGGACTACCGACGGCGTGAGGTGGAGTTCATCCTCGGCCGCACCGAGGCGTCCGTGTACATCGGGCCGCAGGCCTGGGCGGGCTACACGCACCGCGACATGGCGCGGGAGATCGCGGGCGTGCTGCCCTCGCTGCGGCACCGGGTGCTCCTGGGCGCCGAGGGCCCATTGGGGCCGGGCGAGCTGGACTTCGACGCCACCTTCGTCGCGCGCGCCTGGGAGGAGGAGCGCCCGGCCGCCGAGCTGGACGCACGCGAGGCCCACGCGGACGAGGTCTGCAACGTCCTCTACACGTCCGGCACCACGGGCGAGCCCAAGGGCGTCATCCACTCCCACAACACCAACTACGGCATCACCCGGGCGCTGGGAGAAACCCTGTCACTGACGGGCGAGGACGTCTTCTGCCTCCCGTCCCTGCTCACCGCCTCCACGGGCTTCACCTATCTGTTCCAGCTCCCCGTGCAGCTCGGCGCGACCGCCGTCTACATGGACGTGGGTGACCCCGAGCTGACGCTCAAGCTCATCGAGGAGCACCGCGTCACCTTCTCCTATGGCATTCCGACCTACCTGATGAATGTCATCGCGACGCAGCGCAAGCGCCCGCGCGACACCTCCTCGTTGCGAAAGCTGGCCACGGGCTCCATCCCCGTTCCGCCCCACCTCATCGCGACCGTGAGGGAAATGTTCGGCATTCAACTGCACACATTGTGGGGGATGACGGAGAATGGCGCCGTCACCATCACCCGCCAGGACGACCCGCCAGACTGGCCCGCCCACAGCGACGGCCGCGCGGTGGAGTGGATGGATGTCAGGATTGCCCCCGCCGTGGCCGAGGATGGGACGCCCTATCCAGACGGCACCGGCCGCCTGTTGGTGCGCGGCGCCAGCCAGTGTCTGAGCTATTTCAAGCGTGACGACATCTATGCCGCCAGTGTGGACGCCGAAGGCTGGTTCGACACCGGAGACCTGGCGCGCGACGACGGCCGAGGCGGCATCCGCATCGTCGGCCGGCTCAAGGACGTCATCTTTCGATATGGCTATAAGATTCCCGTCGTGGAAGTGGAATCCGCGCTGTATTCCCATCCCAAGGTGAAGGAAGTCGCGGTCGTCGCGCACTCGGATGACAAGATTGGCGGCGAGCGTGTCTGTGCCGTCGTCGTGACGCGCGAGGGCGAGGGCACGCCCACCCTGGACGAGCTGCGCCAGCACCTGAAGCAGCAGGGCATGTCCAATCAGTACTGGCCAGACCGCCTGGAACTCGTCGACGCGATGCCCAAGACGGCCACCGGCAAGGTGCGCAAGCACCTCTTGCGTGAGCAGCTCAATTCGCGCGCGCGTTAG